The genomic segment CAAGTGAGTGGGTTGATGAGCCTGCTTTTAAGAGACAGATTGAAATCATTGATGAAGTTATGAAATAAAAAAAGCGGCTCTAAGGCCGCTTTGCTATTTGTGACACTTATTACAAGATGTTCCGCTTTTAACCTTCTTCGCTTTGTGGCAAGCCCAGCAAAACTCTTTATGTACGTCGTTTGCAGTGCCCACAAGTTTAGTTACTTTCAGTATGTCACCAGTATTAATATTCTTTAGCTCTTTTCCTCCTTCAGCACTCATGTGGCATTCGGCACACTCTACCTTTGTTTGGTGAAAAGCGTGTGGAAACATTACAGGTTTTTTAGTGGTTTTTTCGTAATTAAAAGATTTTGATAGATCGATTGTTTCTGGCCCTTTGTCAGCTGCAAAAACAACCAATGCGAAAGACAGTACTGCGATTAATGCTAAGATTTTCTTCACGGTCAACCTCCTTAAAATTTTAGGATATTTTAATTTAGAATTTATTAAAAGTCAAAGAAATTTTATAATCTATATTAAGTTTATAGGAGTTGTTCTTTAAATATATTAATTTAT from the Deferrivibrio essentukiensis genome contains:
- a CDS encoding cytochrome c3 family protein — its product is MKKILALIAVLSFALVVFAADKGPETIDLSKSFNYEKTTKKPVMFPHAFHQTKVECAECHMSAEGGKELKNINTGDILKVTKLVGTANDVHKEFCWACHKAKKVKSGTSCNKCHK